The following proteins are co-located in the Caldilineales bacterium genome:
- a CDS encoding sugar ABC transporter permease — protein sequence MIATPGHPVRSRPQRLASLRRFLRREGAYAGMLAPLLVFVAFIAIYPLFFSFRISLFKYRLTDPNQTQTFLGLANYARALADPVVLQSLRVTLVYVAGTVVFEILFGLALALLLSSEMRLMRTIRATLLIPMALPPLVVGLVWKSLYNADFGVIPFYLKQVGVNVGRGPLAELKWAMPAVILIDVWQWTPLLMVIFLAGLKSLPVEPYEAAYVDGASRWQSFLYITLPLLRPTMLVALLLRTMQSFKVFDTIYATTAGGPGSVTTVLNFHIYTVGMTFFDMGYAAALANILLVVIAILSILYIMVLERQQL from the coding sequence ATGATCGCCACCCCCGGCCACCCTGTCCGCTCCCGCCCGCAGCGGCTCGCCTCCCTGCGGCGCTTCCTGCGCCGAGAGGGCGCGTACGCCGGCATGTTGGCGCCGCTGCTGGTGTTCGTGGCCTTCATCGCCATTTACCCGCTCTTCTTCTCCTTTCGCATCAGCCTGTTCAAATACCGGCTGACCGACCCCAACCAGACGCAGACCTTCCTTGGCCTGGCCAACTATGCCCGGGCGCTGGCCGACCCGGTGGTGCTGCAATCATTGCGGGTGACGCTGGTCTATGTGGCCGGCACGGTGGTGTTCGAGATCTTGTTCGGGCTGGCCCTGGCGCTGTTGCTCTCCTCGGAGATGCGGCTGATGCGCACGATCCGGGCGACGCTGCTCATCCCCATGGCGCTGCCGCCGCTGGTGGTGGGGCTGGTGTGGAAATCGCTCTACAACGCCGATTTCGGCGTCATCCCCTTCTATCTCAAGCAAGTGGGGGTGAACGTGGGCCGTGGGCCGCTGGCCGAGTTGAAGTGGGCCATGCCGGCCGTGATCCTGATCGACGTCTGGCAGTGGACGCCCTTGCTGATGGTCATCTTCCTGGCCGGGCTGAAGAGCCTGCCGGTGGAGCCGTATGAGGCCGCGTATGTGGATGGGGCCAGCCGCTGGCAGAGTTTCCTCTACATCACCCTGCCCCTGCTGCGGCCGACGATGTTGGTGGCGCTGCTGTTGCGCACCATGCAATCGTTCAAGGTCTTCGACACCATCTACGCCACCACCGCCGGCGGCCCTGGTTCCGTCACCACCGTGCTCAACTTCCACATCTACACCGTGGGCATGACCTTTTTCGATATGGGCTACGCCGCGGCCCTGGCCAACATCCTGCTGGTGGTCATCGCCATCCTCTCCATCCTCTACATCATGGTGCTGGAGCGCCAACAACTGTAA
- a CDS encoding carbohydrate ABC transporter permease: MHKKSRFERILLTVLVILTVLFFMLPVYWLLTTAFKYGRDAFAIPPRWLFFDFTLRNFREVLSATPTGRFLLNSVIVSAGATALSLVLGVPAGYAIARSGSRLLNLSSYFFLLLLMVPPVAMLIPFYLIMRDLHLLGSYTSLIILDTVFDAAFVVWMMRSYFADVPKEMEEASLVDGASHFGAFWRVALPLSVPGIVAAAIYVFIFSWNDFLFALMLTSPRTKTIPLGILASFSAVGVNWGKMAAMSLFAIIPALIISLFLNRFFIRGITMGATKG, translated from the coding sequence ATGCACAAAAAGAGCCGGTTCGAGCGCATCCTCCTCACCGTTCTGGTCATCCTGACGGTGCTTTTCTTCATGCTGCCCGTCTACTGGCTGCTGACCACTGCCTTCAAGTATGGCCGCGATGCCTTTGCCATCCCTCCCCGCTGGCTGTTCTTCGATTTCACCCTGCGCAACTTCCGCGAGGTGCTGTCCGCCACGCCGACCGGGCGCTTCCTGCTCAACAGCGTCATCGTCAGCGCCGGCGCCACGGCGCTCTCGCTGGTCTTGGGCGTGCCCGCCGGCTATGCCATCGCCCGCTCCGGCTCGCGGCTGCTCAATCTCTCCTCCTACTTCTTCCTGCTGCTGCTGATGGTGCCGCCCGTGGCCATGCTCATCCCCTTCTATCTGATCATGCGGGATCTGCACCTGCTCGGCTCCTACACCTCGCTGATCATCCTCGACACCGTCTTCGACGCCGCCTTTGTGGTGTGGATGATGCGCAGCTATTTCGCCGATGTGCCCAAGGAGATGGAAGAGGCATCGCTGGTGGATGGGGCCTCGCATTTCGGCGCCTTCTGGCGCGTGGCCCTGCCGCTTTCTGTCCCCGGCATCGTCGCCGCGGCCATCTATGTCTTCATCTTCAGTTGGAACGACTTCCTCTTCGCCCTCATGCTCACCTCGCCCCGCACCAAGACCATCCCCCTCGGCATCCTGGCCTCGTTCAGCGCCGTGGGCGTGAACTGGGGCAAGATGGCGGCGATGAGTCTGTTTGCCATCATCCCGGCCCTGATCATCTCCCTCTTCCTCAACCGCTTCTTCATCCGGGGCATCACCATGGGCGCGACCAAGGGGTGA